TTTTCGCCAATTTTGGCGGAGCCCGCAATACCGGCCTGGGCCGCAACGACCGTATTCCGGCCAATCTCAACGTTGTGGGCCACCTGAATCAGGTTGTCGATTTTGACGCCCTGCCGAATGACGGTGGATCCCATCGTGGCGCAGTCGATGGTGGTGTTGGCGCCGATGCTGACGTTATCCTCAAGAATGACGTTACCCAACTGCGGGATGGGCCGGTACGTTCCGTCGGGCTGGGGCGCAAAGCCGAAGCCTTCGCTGCCAATGACGGCATTGGGTTTTATGACGCAGTTCTGACCAATCACCGTGTTGTCGATGATTTTGGCCCCGGGGTGAACAACCGTGTTGTCCCCGATCGTAACGTTTTTGCCGATGTAGGCCTGCGGGTAAATTTTAACGTTATTGCCAATCCGGCAATTTTCGCCGATGTACGAAAAAGCTCCCCGGTAAATACCGTCACCCACCTGCGCGCTGTCGGCCATGAAGGACGGTTGTTCAACACCGGTTTTTTCGGCGTTCCGGAGCCGGTTTACCTGTTCGAGTAAAGTCGAGAAGGCGGAATAGGAGTTATCTACGAAAATCAGGGTTGCCTTAACGGGCTGCCGGGGCTGAAAATGCTTACTGACAATGACGGCCGAAGCGGCCGTGGTATACAGGTATTGTTCGTATTTGAGATTGGATAAAAAGGAGATGCTGCCTTCTTTGCCCTCTTCGATTTTGGACAGTTGATTGATTTTCAGGGAATCGTTCCCATCAACTGTACCGCCGAGCAGGGCAGCAATCTGCTTCACTGTAAATTCCATAGAGTTGACGTTGTCGTCGTTGGAGCTATGTAAGCGTTGGATAATCGTGCCGCTAAGGTAGAGAACAAATTGAACTATACCAACCGGACCGTTTGTTGTGTCAGGTTTTTCGCCCAGCAGACGTAGTATCGTTTGACCATGTTGGTGAGCGCTTTAATACCCGGAAGGTCGGACGCATCGGCAATGTCGATGATTCGGCCGTCTTTCATTTTGATGTTTATGTTGTCAATGGAAGGCAAATACGCCGAGTTGGTTGCTACTCGCTCCACCAGAAAATACGACAGTTCATCCTGCTGAATGCCGGCATCCAGCAACTGCTGTTCAATTTCGCGGACCAGTTCTCCGGCAAACGGAACATCCGACATGATAATTTTAAAAAGCCGCCGGTCGAGCAGCATCTGGCAGAGCGTCGACAAAACCCGGTCGGGGTGCTGACTCCAGAATTTAATGCACGTCCAGATGTCGTAATCGTCCAGCAGGGTGAAGGCCCGAAGGTACTCCGGATGCTGTTCAAAATCGTCCATTGTAATTTTTCGGGACAGAAACGTGTGCAGGGCCGGGGTCGTAAATACCGTCTGCCCGCCGGAGGAGTTAGCCTCGGCCTGGTTCAGCAGAAACCGCGCCCGCCGGATAATCTGCAGCAGCATGGCTTCGGCGCAGAGCGAGGTTTTGTGGAGGTAAACCTGCCAGTACATCAACCGGCGCGAGCTCAGAAAATTTTCGATGCTCAGAATCCCCTTTCCCTCCACCACCAGGTGATCATCCACCAGGTCCAGCATTTTAATGATGCGGTCGGCCCCGATGGTTCCTTCGGCCACGCCGGTGTAAAAACAGTCGCGGTTCAGGTAGTCCATGCGGTCCATGTCCAGCTGACTGGAAACCAGTTGGTGAAAAAAGGGCCGGTGGTAAGTTCCCTCAAACATCTGGATGGCCAGCGTCAGCCCCCCGTTAAACTGCTGGTTTAATTCCTGCATCAGCAGCAGCGACAGCCGTTCGTGGGGAATTCCTTCCAGAATCGTATATTCCAGTACGTGCGAAAACGGGCCGTGGCCAATATCGTGCAGGAGAATGGCAATCTGGGCCGCGTCGCACTCCGCTTCCGAAATCCGGTGGCCTTTGCTGCGCAGGGTCTGGATGGCCTGTCCCATCAGGTGCATCGCGCCCAGAGCGTGATGAAACCGGGTGTGCAGGGCGCCGGGATAGACGAGTTCCGACAGGCCGAGTTGCTTAATTCGCCGGAGCCGCTGAAAATACGGGTGTTCGACCAGATCAAACGTCAGATCGTTTGGCAGGGTAATAAACCCGTAAACGGGGTCATTGAGGATTTTTTTCTTGTTCTGAGAGGCCAACGGCGAATGGTGCAGGTTCACAGGCAAATATACGCCAAATGGGTACAAAATGTTGCAGCGTGGCGGGTCCATCCAGCGTACGGACTTTTCGCCGAACAATTTGAAGCGAAACCTGATTTTTATATATTTGCAAATGCTTTCTCCAAGCGGGGAAAGCGGCCGGTTTACCGGTTCGGGCCTATAGCTCATTCGGTTAGAGCAACTGACTCATAATCAGTAGGTGCTTGGTTCGATTCCAAGTGGGCCCACAACTTCCAAACACAGGCTGCCGAATCGTTACGATTCGGCAGCCTGTGTTTTTTTGTGTTGATGGACCT
This Larkinella insperata DNA region includes the following protein-coding sequences:
- the lpxD gene encoding UDP-3-O-(3-hydroxymyristoyl)glucosamine N-acyltransferase; this translates as MEFTVKQIAALLGGTVDGNDSLKINQLSKIEEGKEGSISFLSNLKYEQYLYTTAASAVIVSKHFQPRQPVKATLIFVDNSYSAFSTLLEQVNRLRNAEKTGVEQPSFMADSAQVGDGIYRGAFSYIGENCRIGNNVKIYPQAYIGKNVTIGDNTVVHPGAKIIDNTVIGQNCVIKPNAVIGSEGFGFAPQPDGTYRPIPQLGNVILEDNVSIGANTTIDCATMGSTVIRQGVKIDNLIQVAHNVEIGRNTVVAAQAGIAGSAKIGENCQIGGQVGVSGHLMIANQTKIAAQSGIMKSIHKEGLSLFGAPAVELKEALRSQVVYQRLPDLEKRIHALENKLTNQ
- a CDS encoding HD domain-containing protein, with amino-acid sequence MASQNKKKILNDPVYGFITLPNDLTFDLVEHPYFQRLRRIKQLGLSELVYPGALHTRFHHALGAMHLMGQAIQTLRSKGHRISEAECDAAQIAILLHDIGHGPFSHVLEYTILEGIPHERLSLLLMQELNQQFNGGLTLAIQMFEGTYHRPFFHQLVSSQLDMDRMDYLNRDCFYTGVAEGTIGADRIIKMLDLVDDHLVVEGKGILSIENFLSSRRLMYWQVYLHKTSLCAEAMLLQIIRRARFLLNQAEANSSGGQTVFTTPALHTFLSRKITMDDFEQHPEYLRAFTLLDDYDIWTCIKFWSQHPDRVLSTLCQMLLDRRLFKIIMSDVPFAGELVREIEQQLLDAGIQQDELSYFLVERVATNSAYLPSIDNINIKMKDGRIIDIADASDLPGIKALTNMVKRYYVCWAKNLTQQTVRLV